One Candidatus Thermoplasmatota archaeon genomic window carries:
- a CDS encoding 4-phosphopantoate--beta-alanine ligase, whose amino-acid sequence MKVMKEIPRSHPRYFSLVTREKISKAMKDGLVHETGLIAHGRGEAFDYLLGEVTIAEADAAERVAAAALLCANNPVISVNGNVAALAADECISLASVVPAKLEVNLFHRTERRMKRVSSELLKRGAKKVYGLKADARIPGLDHSRALCDSDGIFSADVVLVPLEDGDRCQALRDMGKTVIAVDLNPLSRTSKAATITIVDNVIRAILGIVRWVKELRDSDKEDLKDLIRTWDNNKNLCGVMSFISKRLNSLF is encoded by the coding sequence ATGAAAGTTATGAAAGAAATTCCTCGTAGTCATCCACGTTATTTTTCTCTTGTTACTAGGGAGAAGATTTCGAAGGCTATGAAGGATGGTTTGGTTCATGAGACTGGTTTGATTGCTCATGGTCGTGGTGAAGCCTTTGATTATCTTCTGGGTGAGGTTACTATAGCTGAGGCTGATGCTGCTGAGAGGGTTGCTGCTGCTGCGTTGTTATGTGCAAATAACCCTGTGATTTCTGTTAATGGTAATGTTGCTGCTTTGGCTGCTGATGAGTGTATAAGTCTCGCGAGTGTTGTGCCTGCTAAGCTTGAGGTGAATTTGTTTCATAGGACTGAGCGGCGTATGAAAAGGGTTTCATCTGAGTTGTTAAAGAGGGGGGCAAAGAAGGTGTATGGTCTTAAGGCTGATGCTAGGATTCCTGGGCTTGATCATAGTCGTGCTTTGTGTGATAGTGATGGTATTTTTTCTGCTGATGTTGTTCTAGTTCCTCTTGAGGATGGTGATAGATGTCAAGCTCTTCGTGATATGGGTAAAACAGTTATTGCTGTTGATTTGAATCCTTTGTCTAGGACTTCTAAGGCTGCTACTATTACGATTGTTGATAATGTGATAAGGGCTATTCTTGGGATCGTGAGATGGGTGAAAGAGTTAAGAGACTCTGATAAAGAGGATCTTAAGGATTTGATAAGGACTTGGGATAATAATAAGAATCTTTGTGGGGTTATGTCTTTTATTTCAAAAAGACTAAATTCATTGTTTTGA
- a CDS encoding PAC2 family protein: MKDEVEICDFEEMDLSGATVIAGFPSIGLVSTIAANYLIDALNLKQIGCVNSADFPTLSVVHTGEPLSPVRIYAGSQSNGEKVVVFVSEFRPKPTLINSISESIMKWVMKKKCKLLISPEGMVVEGKSSEEEIADAYAIGSTERARNLLITKKIPQFKNGIIAGVSGVLLNMGRQMNFDVISILAEAHPNYPDAKAAAAAINVIALLMNVEINVNPLYEESERIEKQLQKFHKQAKPVVSGTQAPQPSMYG; the protein is encoded by the coding sequence TTGAAAGATGAAGTTGAAATATGTGATTTTGAGGAAATGGATTTAAGTGGAGCAACTGTTATAGCAGGTTTCCCCTCCATAGGTTTGGTAAGTACCATAGCGGCTAATTACCTTATCGATGCACTGAACCTTAAACAGATAGGGTGTGTTAACTCAGCTGATTTCCCAACGTTATCTGTTGTTCATACTGGTGAGCCGTTATCGCCTGTTCGTATTTACGCTGGCTCCCAGAGCAACGGGGAAAAAGTCGTTGTTTTCGTATCAGAGTTTAGGCCTAAGCCCACGCTCATAAACTCTATTTCTGAGTCGATTATGAAATGGGTTATGAAAAAGAAGTGTAAACTTTTGATTTCACCTGAGGGTATGGTTGTTGAGGGTAAATCATCTGAGGAGGAGATAGCTGATGCTTATGCTATAGGTTCAACTGAGCGTGCTAGAAACCTGTTGATAACAAAAAAGATACCTCAGTTCAAAAACGGTATTATAGCTGGTGTATCAGGTGTTTTGCTTAATATGGGTAGACAGATGAATTTTGATGTTATTTCTATATTGGCTGAGGCGCACCCTAACTATCCTGATGCCAAGGCTGCTGCAGCAGCTATTAACGTCATAGCTCTACTCATGAATGTGGAGATAAACGTTAACCCATTGTATGAGGAATCAGAGCGTATCGAAAAACAGCTTCAGAAGTTCCATAAACAGGCTAAGCCTGTTGTTTCTGGTACACAGGCTCCACAGCCTAGTATGTACGGGTAA
- the aspS gene encoding aspartate--tRNA(Asn) ligase, producing the protein MESYRSHYSKDVTEKEFGKTITVAGWVEDVRNIGSIAFVILRDRKGTLQLTVIKKKKPEIFEKLTSLPRESVISVKGLCKGNEKVRNGYEVLPEDFKVLSVSETPLPLGVVDKVEADFDTRLDNRVIDLRKQETQAIFKIRNVVIAAVHEYLRSQGFIEVHTPKIISSSSEGGTDVFRLKYFEKEAFLAQSPQLYKQMLMATGLDRVYEIAWYFRAEEHNTRRHLNESTAVDLEMAFIDDEEDVMKILEGLVHNMWKRAGECKDELDVLKKKIVVPKLPFKRVKYDDVVKKLNEKGSGIKWGQDLGSEEEKLLGEIMKDEGYEFYFITKYPLEAKPFYTMPDDKDCKYSRGFDLECKGVEIASGSQRIHDEKMLSERLKACGLNPKDFESYLKAFRYGMPPHGGFGFGIERFIMELLDIKNIRECILFPRDRTRLTP; encoded by the coding sequence ATGGAATCTTATAGAAGTCATTATTCTAAGGATGTGACTGAGAAAGAATTTGGTAAAACTATTACTGTTGCTGGTTGGGTTGAAGACGTTAGAAATATTGGGTCTATTGCTTTTGTTATTCTTCGTGATAGAAAAGGTACGCTACAACTCACTGTTATTAAAAAGAAAAAACCTGAGATCTTTGAAAAACTGACGTCTTTACCAAGGGAATCAGTTATATCTGTTAAAGGTCTCTGCAAGGGAAACGAAAAGGTGAGGAATGGGTATGAGGTTTTGCCTGAAGATTTTAAAGTTTTATCTGTCTCGGAGACTCCTTTGCCTTTGGGTGTTGTGGATAAGGTTGAGGCTGATTTTGATACAAGGCTGGATAATAGGGTTATTGATTTGAGAAAGCAGGAGACTCAGGCGATATTCAAGATAAGAAACGTTGTAATTGCTGCTGTTCATGAGTATCTTAGATCCCAGGGTTTTATAGAGGTTCATACCCCTAAGATTATATCTAGTTCTTCTGAGGGGGGTACCGATGTTTTTAGGTTGAAGTATTTTGAAAAAGAGGCTTTTTTGGCTCAATCTCCGCAGTTGTATAAGCAGATGTTGATGGCGACAGGTTTGGATAGGGTTTATGAGATTGCTTGGTATTTCCGTGCTGAGGAGCATAACACGCGTAGGCATCTAAATGAGTCTACTGCTGTTGATTTGGAGATGGCTTTTATAGATGATGAAGAAGATGTTATGAAGATTCTAGAAGGGCTTGTTCATAACATGTGGAAACGAGCTGGTGAGTGCAAGGATGAACTTGATGTTTTAAAAAAGAAAATTGTTGTACCTAAACTGCCTTTTAAACGAGTGAAATATGATGATGTAGTTAAAAAGTTGAATGAAAAAGGTAGTGGGATAAAATGGGGTCAGGATCTTGGTTCTGAGGAAGAGAAACTTCTTGGTGAGATAATGAAGGATGAGGGTTATGAGTTTTATTTTATTACCAAGTATCCTCTTGAGGCTAAGCCGTTTTATACGATGCCTGATGATAAAGACTGTAAATATTCACGTGGTTTTGATTTAGAGTGTAAAGGTGTTGAGATTGCTTCTGGTAGTCAGCGTATACATGATGAAAAAATGCTAAGTGAGAGACTGAAGGCATGTGGTCTTAACCCTAAAGATTTTGAATCTTATCTTAAAGCATTTCGTTATGGTATGCCTCCTCATGGTGGTTTTGGTTTTGGTATCGAACGGTTTATAATGGAATTGCTTGATATAAAGAATATTAGAGAATGTATTTTGTTCCCTAGGGATAGGACACGTTTGACTCCATAA